CTTGCTGTAGAAATTGGAAAAGCTGTTGCAGGAGAAACCAGGATCGATATTGTCGTTACGCCCATCGTCACCGTTTTAGTTGGTGTGGCTTTAGCTCAATTGATTGGCCCTAGTGTCAATCAATTAATGCAATGGATCGGGCAAGTAATCATCCTTGCTACGGACACGAATCCCCTGATTATGGGAATGGTCATAGCCGTTGTAGTCGGAATGGTTTTAACCCTACCCATCTCCTCCGCAGCCCTGTGTTTGATGTTGCAATTGGATGGTTTAGCAGCAGGAGCCGCTACGATTGGTTGTTGTGCACAAATGATTGGATTTGCTACCATTAGCTATAAAGACAATGGCATAAAGGGATTATTAGCCCAAGGCCTTGGTACGAGTATGTTGCAGATGCCCAACATTTACAAGAATTGGAAGATCTGGATTCCACCAACCGCAACAGCTGCTATACTAGGTCCCATAGCCATTTTGTTTTTTGATATGCAAAATACAGCCTTAGAATCCGGTATGGGAAGCTGTGGATTAGTAGGTCAAATCGGAACCTTTAATGCGATGAAAGACGCGTATTCCACCACCTATATTCTCTTGGCGATTGTAAGTTTACAAATTATATTGCCGATGCTTTTATCTTACTTGATTTATGCTGTCATGAAAAAGAAAAACTGGATTCAAGATGGGGATATGAAATTGTTTTAATGGTTAGTTGCTGGGTAATCGCGTATTGTTCGGCAAGTTTGTTTTTCGTATTTTTAGATAAAATTAAATCAAGTCCTTCGTTGAAATACGTTAGGGTAATCTGAATCAAATTGACTGCATTTTGTTTATGAAAAAATCAGTGTCTCTTTTTGTGTTGACTAGTCTGCCATTTCTTTTTTTATCGTGTACGAAAAGCTATGAGTTAGAACCCCGAGACGCGGGGCAGTATGGTTACGAGATCTGGCAAGGCCATTTTATTGTACAAAATGGAGTAAAAATTCCGTTGTTGTTTGGCGTTGAAGGAAAGACAGGCATGCGTCAAGTGCGCCTATTTAGCGGTTCTGAACTCGCGCATTGGAGCTATTGGCATGAAGGCGAAGATTGGCATACTGCTGTAGACTCAGTCAGTTTTGAGACTGGATTACACAGTGAATTTAGAGGGACAAGAAAAGGCGATACTGTATCAGGAATATACTTTGATGGGGTTAGTACCAAGGTTGAACGTGCGAAATTTAAAGCACAAAAGGTCGATCAATATAAATCGCCCTTTACGGAAGTCACTCACCCTACCCCTATTGTCCCTACAGGGACTTGGCATCTTGATTTTGGAACCTTGAAGGATTTGAGTGACCCGAAAGAATTACTTCGTTATACCATGGATCGGGTACAAACATTTGATCTATTCCGAAAAGATCAAATGATTATTGGCAAAGCCTATGGAGCTGGCGGCGTTCAAGGATTTGATGGTGTGATGACTGCCGACGGTTTTATCTGTTCCTCCTTTCATCATTCAGAGCCTTTTTTAATCGTAGGTACATTTATAGATGAAAATACCTTCGATGCAACAATCACCTCAACGACTGATGTCTTTCAGGTAAGAGGAACCCGCAAATCTCAGGCAAAAGAAAATACGGAGCACACAGGCTCCGTACTAAAAGGATTGTATTTAACTGTAAAAGCATTCTTTAAGTGGTAATGGTCAGACCTACGTTATATTTTTGACCTACTAATTAAAACAATAACTGTACTGCTTTTTATTTGCTTTGCTTAAAAAACCAATGCTTTATTTATCTTTCTTTATTCCGAATCCCCTCCTTTTCGATTCACAACAATTTATTGTTCTATTTACTCGGTAAATACTTCTTTACAAAGGCAATTAATTGATCCGTACTTTGTACAATGGCTTGGGTATGTGAAGCGCCCTTTACCAACAAGAGTTCTACCTGAGGGGAACCTAATTCTTTTAGGTGATCGACTAACTCCTGTGTAATGGTATAAGGAACATTCGTATCAGCCGTTCCTTGAATCACCAAAATGGGTTTATCTAGTCTTTTTGTTCCCGGTTGATTAGCGGCAATGGATGTTTTGATTATGTTATTCGACTGAAATGCTTCTTCATTGATCCCTGGATAGTCCATGACCTTATGAGACTCATCTTCTCTCATAAATTGAATAATATCTGCTTTATACGCATTTCTAATTCCATCCAAACACAAACCATCATCTCCATTACTACCTTCTGCTAAAGAGGCAAAAGCTTTACTCCTTCCCTTAAACATGATTGTATAATCAAACGATGGATGTTCTGCTTTCAATCCCACACCCGATAAAGCGCCATAGGCCAATAAAGTTGCATAAGTAACTACTGAATTGCGCTCTTCTAACGGAATGGGAGGATTGGCTTTATTTTCTTGCGCTTCTAGGGCTCTTAGTGCATTTGGCGCTACTTCTAGGATAATCTTTCCTAGATTTGAACCAGGTGCCCCAGCAATAGCTCCTTTATAGGAAGCATCACCACTTGCGTATTCTGCCACCCCTAGAGAAGCTTGCCCGCCTTGCGATTGACCAGACGAAATCCAATCGCCTTGAAAATCATCCGAATACTTTTGTTTCAGTGCATGAACCGCATAAATACAAGATAACGCTTCGCTCTTCAAATTTAAATACGGGTGAATACCAGGCGTACCCAACCCTTCATAATCTGGGGCAATCACGACGTAGCCTTCCTGTAAAATTCTTTTCAACGAAACTTTAAAATTGGCACTAATTGGTTTATTACTTGGTGCACAATCATCGGATACCCCTACCGTACCATGGGCCCACATCACGATTCGCCAGCCATCTGCAGGTTTAGGTGAATTGGGATAAAAAACCAAAGCGGTTGCTTGTACCTCCTGCCCTCTAATACCCGGCATTTGATACGTCATGATCTTAATACTCGATGCTTCTTCTAGTTGATCCAAGGTGTAATTCGCCTCCGAAACATAGGCACTCGGATTAGGTGATGGTGTTGTATCATCATTTGAACAAGCGATAAACCATCCGCTCATGGAGAGGAATAGCAACAATAATAGGGTTTTTGGTATTCTTTTCATCTCTATTTTTTTTAATGTTTATTTCTCAATAGTTATTCATAAATAAATCTAAAGTTAACAAAAAATAAAACAAATAGATAAAAAATAAAACACATACAACCAGATTAATTTACAAATTACACTGTTTATATGTGTTTTACACATATTCAATTAAACCGATACGCTTTATGGATTCAAAGCCCAAATCAAGGCTTTTTCTTTCGTCGCTCTAAATATAGATGTATGTACTTCATTTGGTTCATCCGCATACCTCCATTTCAAGGCTTCGTCTTTGTTCTCCGTTAAAATAGCAGCTAATTCTTTGGTATAAGGAGCGATATCCGTCGCATTAGACCCTGCAAACCACAGCTTTTTTTCTACGGGTTTCTTTTTTTCTAGAGTGGCTTTCGCTGTTCGAACTAAATAATGGTCATTCCACCACAAAGAAGGATCAAATGCGATGTAGTTAGTAAATAGTTCGGGTTCTAAAAAGAAGGTTTCCAACACAAATAAACCTGCAGCAGATTCTCCTAGTATTGTTTTTTCTGCTTTGGTTCGATAACGTTGATCAATTTCCTTGAACAATTCACCTTTGATAAATGCTCTAAACGCAGCAGATCCACCTACTTCTGGGGCAATTTCTTTATCTTTTGCAACCGTTGTAAATCCGGTTAAATCTCTTCGTCTTTGTGTATTTTCAATACCAACTAAAATAACCGCTGGAATTTTTTGTTCTCGGATGAGTTCTTCTACTGTATTAGCGATATGCGGAAAGTCCTCTCCTATTCCACCATCTGCCATATAAATCACAGGCAATGAATCCTGACGACTGCCATAGTCTTTGGGTGTCCATACATTGATTACTCTTTCTTCGTTTAGTTCTTTCGCGTGTAGTTTAAACGTATCATGCGCTGGTACTACATCTTTAATCGCAGGTTTATTGGTACAACTCGCAATCAAGACTACACCTAGTAAATACCATACTCTTGTAATTTTTGCTTTCATTTTCGTATCTTTTAGTTTTAAATGGGTTCATTGAGGTAAATCCATAAAAAGATACTCCTACATGCCTAACAGTACTTTTTACTCTTTTAAAAATAATACATTTCATGCTTTATTTTTACTTCTGCTCTTCTGAATGGTATATTTTTTTTAGAAAATAAGTTTATTAAAGAACTGAAGGTCAATTGTCTATTTTAAAATATTTATGCTTCTGGAGATAAAGGGTGATGAGACAGAAGGAAAATACTACAATAACACAGAGAGCAGAGAATTAACAGCCTATGTTAGTCATTGCTTCATCGCTACTCAATTAAAGATCTAGTTATCATTCTGATCTATCCATGCATTTCTTCTACGCTTCCACTCTTTCCACATCATTTCATACCCTATTCGGTCATATGAGTCATCAGGCGTTTGCTTTGGTTTACTATTTAGATAAAACTCTTCAACCTTATCAACAAATTGTAAGACTTCTTGTATATATTCGTTCCTTGGAATCAAGATCACGGTATTTGATGTTGTCGTTAACTGAATATATTGGTCCAGATGTTTTACCCAATAATTAATTCCAATAAAGCAACCTTGAATATGAACTGCTGTACTATCCTTCAAATGATCAATATGGTGTCCACAACATGGAATCAAATGTTCACCAACTAAATCCTCAGGGATATGATTAACTTCCATCGTTCTTAATAAATGAATAGCCATAGCTGTTAAAGTCCAATGGTTATTCTTTTCTCTTTGATCAACAATAATTTCATCTCCAATGCTAACTTTTACTTGACCATGAGCACATAAATCCACTTCTTCAGGAGTATCATCTAACCAATGAATGGTTAACAATTTTATTTCAAACCTTTTTTCTTGCATCGTACTCAATCATTCTAGTATTTTCAATAATTGTCTTTCCTTACCTGTATACTGTACTTAATTATCTTCTTCATTGTAGTACCTCATTTCTTTTCTATAGTCAATGATATCCTTAACCAATATTTCATTGAGTTTCATTCTTGCGTTTCCATTCTTTAACTCTACTAAATGATAGGTTGAGATAGTATGAAATTTATATTCAAGTGCATATTCGCCATCCAAAGTTAACTCATAAACTCCTCCTTCATTTACTTTCCACGCCCCTTTTTCCATTGATAAAACACCATTACCACAATCATATAATTCAGTTAAATCATTAAAAATAATTTCACCTGTATTTTTGAATTCTACTGTAAAAAGAAAAAGTCTGTTTTCTGGCTTTTCAGTTAATAATTCGAACCCTTTAGCTAAGAAGTTATTTAAAAAAACCACATAATATTTTCCAACTATTCTATCTGAGCGCTCATTTTTAACAGGCTCCAACGATTCTGTTTGTATTTCAATCTTCTCTTTTTCTATTATTTTGACTTTGGAATCATTTTTAGTGCAACTGTATAAAAAAATTATAAACGGGAGTGCTAATATTTTTAGGTTGATTTTCATATTTAAACTAAAAGACAATATTATGAACTGATTACTACTCCTGCTGATTGAAACGCATTAAAAAAGGAGTTATAACTACTAATTTAATAAATTATATTGGCTTTTATAGCTTCAATTTTTACTAAACGAGTCATTTGCAAAATATAGGTTAGCAACTTGTTGTATCAAAATAAAGAAGCACTCTAAAAAAAAGAGTGCTCCTGGGCTAATAATTATCTGTTGGGTTTAAAATCCTACAGCAGGATTATCGAAAAAAATTTTATTCTTGTCATACGATCAAAAAGCGATTGAAATGCATGCCTCATACATTCGCTTTTTTCTCTGGCTATAAATTTAGATTTAGTCTCGGATGAACTATACTGTGTGTTACTATTCTTACAAACAAAAATAAAAACATCTCTATCGAATCAATGTGTATAATCACGAATAAAACAGTTATAAAAACCCATGCATTCAATACTTTAAAAAAAGGAATACTTATTCTGGATGTTTATTGAATAGATGATTTCATTGGATTTTTTGATTCTATTATTCTTTGCTTTTAAAGATTGGCATAATTCATTAATTATCACTAAAAACTTATGGGACTACTATCTTCCTCAATGAGGATCATCTCAAAAGAATGGTTGGAAACTTAAAACGTGGGATGGCTTATCACAAGATTGAAAGAGAATCATAAACAACGACGAAGTACGTCAGTCGACATAACGCTAAAATGCGCGTTGTGACTGACGTACTTCTTGATCGATTTAATTTGTCTGTATTGGAATTTTTAGATAATCATCCTTATCCTCCTTGTTTTTTAAGAGGTTGGTTGCCCGCATCTTTGCTTATTTCATCTGCTATACCATACGCTCTAAAACTCCTTTCCTCTGTGTTTTTACTTGTTTAAAACGACTTCATTGTAAATGTCTTTCAGCCGTTTGCGAAGATGTTTTACTGCATAGTGTTTTCTGGAAAGTAAAGTGTTTTCGGGTACACCGGTAGTTCGCGAAACTTCTTTTATCGAAATACCTTCAAACTCCGTCCATTCAAAAATGTTTCTTTGTTCGATGGGAAGCTCCAAAAGGGCCTCACTTAATTCCTCCCAAACCATAGCCCATATATAGCTTTGTTCGGGATCGTCAAAATCATTTTCTTTGGGAAACAAAGCATACTTTTCAATCAAAAAACCATCTTGATCATACCAATAGAACGGAATAAGTTTTTTCTTTTTATTCTTGTTGATGATGGTGTTTTTTGCCACCCGATACAACCAACTCGATACCAACTCTATTGGGTTGTGTGTACCCTCCATAGCTTTGAGAAATTGATAAAAAACATCTTGCAGTATGTCTTCAGCATCTTCATCATTGGCTACTCGGCCTTTAATGAAATTGCGGATTCGAGGCAGGTTTTCTTTTACCTGTTGCTCTATCTGTTGATGATGTTTATCTTTACTCATTTCCAGCTGTATCGTTTTCATCTTTAGTAAAAGCAGAATCAAACGCATGTGGAGTATGAAAACCAAAACCGCGATTAAACCCTCTTTTCTTAAACCATTCTCGTCTTTCTTGAAAAGACATCTTCATCCATTTTTCGCGTTTTAGATCTGCGTGTCTTCCAAAACCACGATGTTCAGAAGAACCTCCTCCTCCTCTTCGAAATTCCTTTCCCGAAAAAAGTAACCTTGCTAATACAAAAAGCCCAATCGCTTGCCAAAAATCAATCGTTGTTAATCCGAAAATACTCGGCATAAGCCAGTTCCAAAGGAGCATCAAAGCGGTTCCAAATAATGCTAATGCAACTACCATAAAGGCGAAAAACTTAATGAATCGGTATTTCGCTTTCGACTTACAAAATGTCTTTCTCATTTTTTAATTTCTTTAATTAAACAATTAGTGTCCTATATAGGAAGACAATTGAGCATCAAAAATATTGTATGGAAATTGTTTTTTGTGAGATTGGTGAAGTTTGTAAGGCGATGAGGAGGTGAGGAGGTGAGATTTGTAAGGTTTTTGAGGTTTGTTTTTTATCAAGTCGTGAAGTTGTATGATTTATCAATTAGAGAAAAATAATCTTTAAACGTTATGTCCGCATCGCATCGGTCACTCCTGTATGTGGAGGTTTGTGAGGTTTTACAGTTCACTGTAAACCGTTAACCATATAGGATGCGACCCTTCGTGCCCTCAGGGAGACATACGAATCGGACAAACGCAGTGGAGAATCTCACCCCCCTCATCGTCTCACCCCCCTCATCGTCTCACCCCCTCATCGTCTCACCCCCTCATCGTCTCACCCCCTCACCTTCTCACAAATCTCCCCCATCCACTACTAGTGTTCTTCTACAGCTTGACCAATAAATAAAGCGGATAAAATCGTAAAAATATACGCCTGCAGAAAAGCGGCGAGTATCTTAATGATATAAATAAACAAGGTTAACAACAAGGAAATACTAATGCTACCACCTACGGTAAATTCCTCATTCAAAAGAAAGATAATCGCGATCAATCCCATGATAACGGTATGACCTGCTACATTATTTGCATACAATCGAATCATGAGGGAAAGTCCTTTGGTAAAAATTCCCAATACCTCAATTGGCAATAAGATTAACCGAACAGGATACGGAACACCTGGCATCCAAAATATATGTTGCCAATAGGATTTGTTTCCATTTATATTGACAAGAATTAAGGTCAGAAGTGCCAAACAGAACGTTACACTAATATTCCCTGTAATATTGAACCCAAAAGGAGTTAATCCCAGTATATTGACTATCCAAATTAAAAAAAACACAGATAATAGAAAAGGCATAAATTGTTTGTATTTAGTGCCTATATTAGGTTTGGCGATTTCATCTCTTACATATAGAATCAACGGTTCCAATAATCGACCAATTCCACTGGGTACTTTAGTAGGATTCTTTTTATAACTCTTTGCTAATTGGGTAAAAACAACAAACATCAACAGTGCAATAAAGAGCAATCCTACCACACTTTTAGTGATGGAAAAATCGAAAGGTTGTACAAGATTTCCATCAACTATTATTTTCTGTCCTGCTGCGTCGGTTCTATAAATTTTGTTGTGGTCTAATCGATAGTAATGCTCCCCATGTTGTGCTAGTTGATCTCCCTCAATAAAAGCGGAAGAAGAGAATATTCTCACCCCCTGATCAACCAATATAACAGGCAAAGGAAACCCATAGGTTTTATTCTTTTCTTCATCTTTAAACAACGTAAAATAGTAATCATCAAGTAAATGATGTTCTATCTTTTCTTTTATTTTTAAGCTTTTACTACTAGCTTGTTCTGCTTGTGCATAGGTTTGAAATGAAAAAGACAAGAGTAAAACAAATAGTAATTGTGAAAGATATTTCATTCGATAAATAAATTAAGTTAGAGGAATATAAACTCAAAAGAGGCCTTAAGAAAGTCGTTTTCTATACATGTATCATCCATACTAAAGGCTTTAAGTATTGGTGCTATTTTTAAGTGGAGCTTAACTAGACACGACCTTCAGACCGATGATAGAAGCAATTAACGTAACTATAAAAAACAACCTCCAAAATGAGGTAGGATCTTTAAACACGACAATACCTAATACTACCGTTCCAACAGCACCAATGCCTGTCCAAATGGCATAAGCCGTTCCCAGTGGTAACGTTTGAGTAGCTTTAATCAAAAGTAGCATACTAATGATCATCGCTATAGTAAAACCCGTATACCACGAAACAGCAACACTACCTGTTGCAATTTTTGCCTTTCCCAAACAAAAGGTATATCCTACTTCAAATAAGCCCGCGATAATTAGAATAATCCAGTTCATTTTTTATTAGATTTTTATTTTTTGTAAAGGTAGAGGGCTTTATTTACTTAAAATTTATCACAGGATAAGTAATTATTTTAGTGGACAATGGACGGTTTATGGTGGACGGTTAACAGTGGACAGTGAATAGCTCTCACCTCCTCAACCCCTCACCAATCTCACCAATCTCACCAATCTCACCCCCCTCACCTCCTCAACCCCTCAACCCCTCAACCCCTCAACCCCTCACCAATCTCACCGCCTCCATTGTTATTGTTCGGTAATACGACAGCCTTTCCTAGCGTTCATCCCCACTTTTTTGTACTTTCGCGCAAATAACCCCATCATGAGAAATAAAATCATCCTCGACCAATTACGCGCCAAAGAAAAACAAATGGAACAACTGGTTTGTAACAGCATCGAACGAACAGGAAATAGCGTACAAAAGGAATTTTACCAACAATGGAAAAACCACAATCGAGAGGAAGCGGTAGAAACCATGTTTTATGAGTTAAGACAGAATGTGGCGGACTATTGGTTAAACGAAAAGTACACCAAAGATTCAACCGCAGCGTTCAATCTATTGTATTTAGAACAGGATGGACTCTATGGGGGTGAGTTTACTTCTTTTGCGATCGACTTTCGCTATCCGTCAAAGAAATTACCTCAATTTGAGGTAATGGATGATCGATTTCATTATATAGAAAACAGGAATAATCTACCTGCTTGTGTGATTCCTCTATTGGATGTTTTAACGCAAGAGATTCAAGGAAAAGAGTATGATTTTGAAGAGTGGGATGATGTCATGGATCTGTATAATCTCTTTGAAACTACTGCGTATATCGACACCCATCAAACGTTTTTACTCGCCCATCAGGAGGACCTTTTCCAATCCTTACCCATCCAAAAACCTTTTTATGTTGCGGTGGGTGAACACGATGCAGGCGCTCCTCAATTGATCTACGTCATGGAATAAAATACACAGTTGCGAGGCTCTATTAGCACAGATTATTTTCCGTTGCTCTGGGTAATAAGGAAGTTAGGAAAATATCCTTCAATACATCATTTACTAAAAAAGAATACTACAAAATATTTATCTTAGCTATAACCAATGCATTAACCCAATCAAATCATGCCCAAAAAGGAGATATTTATTTTATCTGGATTTGTACTGCTCAAATTTATCTTGTAGTATTTTCTTATCCATCCAGACTATGATTTGCAGCGGGATGAGTACCTACACTTAGATCAAGCGAATCATTTAGCCCTAGGGTATATGTCAATTCCACCCGTAACTTCTTGGTTTTCTTTGCTAATTAAACTACTTGGAAATACGGTCTTTTGGGTTAAGTTTTTTCCAGCACTTTTTGGTGCTTTGACCATTGTTGTGGTATGGCAAACCATTCACGTATTGAAAGGAAATTTGTATGCTAAGATTTTAGGAGCCTATTACCTT
The window above is part of the Myroides odoratus DSM 2801 genome. Proteins encoded here:
- a CDS encoding PTS transporter subunit IIC yields the protein MQAFLQKKDIQISSKRYFIDAMGAMAYGLFATLLVGTILKTIGEEFSIPFLKEVVWPFANQATGPAIALAIAYSLRAPQLVLFSSAVVGIAAYQLGGPLGVFLATILAVEIGKAVAGETRIDIVVTPIVTVLVGVALAQLIGPSVNQLMQWIGQVIILATDTNPLIMGMVIAVVVGMVLTLPISSAALCLMLQLDGLAAGAATIGCCAQMIGFATISYKDNGIKGLLAQGLGTSMLQMPNIYKNWKIWIPPTATAAILGPIAILFFDMQNTALESGMGSCGLVGQIGTFNAMKDAYSTTYILLAIVSLQIILPMLLSYLIYAVMKKKNWIQDGDMKLF
- a CDS encoding alpha/beta hydrolase family protein; this encodes MKRIPKTLLLLLFLSMSGWFIACSNDDTTPSPNPSAYVSEANYTLDQLEEASSIKIMTYQMPGIRGQEVQATALVFYPNSPKPADGWRIVMWAHGTVGVSDDCAPSNKPISANFKVSLKRILQEGYVVIAPDYEGLGTPGIHPYLNLKSEALSCIYAVHALKQKYSDDFQGDWISSGQSQGGQASLGVAEYASGDASYKGAIAGAPGSNLGKIILEVAPNALRALEAQENKANPPIPLEERNSVVTYATLLAYGALSGVGLKAEHPSFDYTIMFKGRSKAFASLAEGSNGDDGLCLDGIRNAYKADIIQFMREDESHKVMDYPGINEEAFQSNNIIKTSIAANQPGTKRLDKPILVIQGTADTNVPYTITQELVDHLKELGSPQVELLLVKGASHTQAIVQSTDQLIAFVKKYLPSK
- a CDS encoding alpha/beta hydrolase gives rise to the protein MKAKITRVWYLLGVVLIASCTNKPAIKDVVPAHDTFKLHAKELNEERVINVWTPKDYGSRQDSLPVIYMADGGIGEDFPHIANTVEELIREQKIPAVILVGIENTQRRRDLTGFTTVAKDKEIAPEVGGSAAFRAFIKGELFKEIDQRYRTKAEKTILGESAAGLFVLETFFLEPELFTNYIAFDPSLWWNDHYLVRTAKATLEKKKPVEKKLWFAGSNATDIAPYTKELAAILTENKDEALKWRYADEPNEVHTSIFRATKEKALIWALNP
- a CDS encoding RNA polymerase sigma factor — encoded protein: MSKDKHHQQIEQQVKENLPRIRNFIKGRVANDEDAEDILQDVFYQFLKAMEGTHNPIELVSSWLYRVAKNTIINKNKKKKLIPFYWYDQDGFLIEKYALFPKENDFDDPEQSYIWAMVWEELSEALLELPIEQRNIFEWTEFEGISIKEVSRTTGVPENTLLSRKHYAVKHLRKRLKDIYNEVVLNK
- the atpB gene encoding F0F1 ATP synthase subunit A, coding for MKYLSQLLFVLLLSFSFQTYAQAEQASSKSLKIKEKIEHHLLDDYYFTLFKDEEKNKTYGFPLPVILVDQGVRIFSSSAFIEGDQLAQHGEHYYRLDHNKIYRTDAAGQKIIVDGNLVQPFDFSITKSVVGLLFIALLMFVVFTQLAKSYKKNPTKVPSGIGRLLEPLILYVRDEIAKPNIGTKYKQFMPFLLSVFFLIWIVNILGLTPFGFNITGNISVTFCLALLTLILVNINGNKSYWQHIFWMPGVPYPVRLILLPIEVLGIFTKGLSLMIRLYANNVAGHTVIMGLIAIIFLLNEEFTVGGSISISLLLTLFIYIIKILAAFLQAYIFTILSALFIGQAVEEH
- a CDS encoding DMT family transporter, encoding MNWIILIIAGLFEVGYTFCLGKAKIATGSVAVSWYTGFTIAMIISMLLLIKATQTLPLGTAYAIWTGIGAVGTVVLGIVVFKDPTSFWRLFFIVTLIASIIGLKVVSS